A section of the Telopea speciosissima isolate NSW1024214 ecotype Mountain lineage chromosome 3, Tspe_v1, whole genome shotgun sequence genome encodes:
- the LOC122655654 gene encoding histone H3.2 has protein sequence MARTKQTARKSTGGKAPRKQLATKAARKSAPATGGVKKPHRFRPGTVALREIRKYQKSTELLIRKLPFQRLVREIAQDFKTDLRFQSSAVSALQEAAEAYLVGLFEDTNLCAIHAKRVTIMPKDIQLARRIRGERA, from the coding sequence ATGGCTAGAACAAAGCAAACAGCAAGAAAGTCTACAGGAGGAAAGGCTCCTCGCAAGCAACTTGCAACCAAGGCAGCTCGGAAGTCCGCTCCGGCAACCGGAGGTGTGAAGAAACCCCACCGATTCAGGCCTGGAACAGTGGCTCTTCGAGAGATCAGAAAGTATCAGAAGAGCACAGAACTGCTAATCCGAAAGCTTCCCTTCCAGCGTCTTGTTCGTGAGATTGCTCAGGACTTCAAGACCGATCTCCGATTCCAGAGCAGTGCCGTATCTGCTCTACAAGAGGCTGCTGAGGCTTATCTTGTGGGTCTCTTTGAGGATACTAATCTTTGTGCCATACATGCCAAGAGAGTCACTATTATGCCTAAAGATATCCAGCTTGCTCGTAGGATCCGTGGTGAGAGGGCTTAG